The genome window GCCGCCGCGTACAGGTGGACGGAGATCTTTGTAAATATGTACGCCAGGATGGAAATTACCGCGAGGTAAACAGCACACTGGCGACTAAATCGTCGCTCCAGGAATTCCGGCATGGTGAAGACATTGGAACGCAAGTAAAACGGAACGAACACCCACCCCAGGATTAAAAGGATGAGGCACGCCAGCCACTCAAAGTGCCCGACGGCAAGCCCTGTGGTGGCGCCCGACCCGGCAAGTCCGATGAAGTGCTCGGTAGAAATGTTGGATACAAACAGAGACGCGCCAATGGCGAACCAACCGATATTTCGGCTCGCCAAAAAATAATCCGTGGAGGTGCGTTCACGCCGCGCAAAATGAAGGCCAATGGCAAAAATTACCGCGAAATACGCTCCGATGATGCCCAGATCCAAGGTGGTAAGAGTTTTGTGGGTAACGTGCGCCACCGCTTGAACCATGTTGCTCCTCTCCTGAAATCCCCAGTCGCCATGCCACTGCGCAAGCCAAGGGACCGGAACAGATCATGCGAAGTGCGCCAGACCAAGTGACGAAATCTATCCTAGTGGTTAAATATTCGCAATAGCCGGTTCGGGGCCGTGACAATTGCTGCGGTTGTAGTGGTTGTGTAAGCTGGTGGGGAACGGTTGCCGCGTTCAGCAAGACGACACTCCGAATTCAGCTTCTAGAAATGCGGAGCTCAGTTCATCTCCGCCACACGTGCGCGCGCGTGGTTCCTTTGCGGCCAGGTCCAGGTCCCTATCTTTAGGAGTTACTGATGGCTCAGCCTCTCTGAGCAGACTAGGCAGGATCAAAATGAACCGTATTTGCGCTTTGGTGATTCTGGTGACAGCGACCGTGTTGTTGCACCCAGGAGGTGCACTCGCTCAGGAAACTTTCGGCAAGACAGCAAACCCCTCGTCGGGTTCCGCCCCTCTGACCGTGGTTTATACCTATACCTTCGATAACAGCCAAGGTCATCACGCGTTATCGGTAGATAAGCCGTCGGACGATAAATGCTCGTCGGTGATTTTTAGTGGCGGAGACTCAAACCACAATAATTTGCTGGATATTGGTGAAATCTGGACTTGGACTTGCACCGCGGTGATTAATACCACAACCACGAACACCTCGCAGACGGGCGCCAGTTACACCGTATGCCAGGGTAACATCTGCACGACCACTGTCCTTGACTTCATCACGGAGAAAGCAACCGTCACCATCACCCCCGCCCCCCTGAAAGTTTCAATAACTGGAACGCAATCCGCCTGCAAGGGCGACCTGGTCACTCTAACGGCAGTAGCCACCGGCGGAACTCCTCCTTACACATTCAAGTGGAACACTGGCGCAACCAGTCAGACGATCACGCCCAGCACAGCGGTAGCTGGAACCTTCTCCTTCGGGGTCACGGTAACTGACCAGGCGGGAAGGACAGCTTTTGTAAATACCACTCTCACAGTCGCCTCCGTGTGTTTGGTCCCGTTTCATGCGACGGCACATCCCCAGTTTCCTCTATTAACAACCATCGAGTGGGGATGTGGTTTCCAATTTGCGGGTCGCTGCCTGTCGCAAACTATAGTCAAGATTTGTATAGGAGGGCAGTGCCTCAACAACCCGGCCGTTCCAGGGCCTCCACTTTGTAAGGTGTGCGACGGGCTCATCGCGGCGGGTGCAGGGTTCGCCCTGGGCCTCGGCATAGGGCTGTTCTACCGAAGGATGAGAAGGCGATCCCCCAGCTCCGGAAGCGGAGTGCCGAGTCCCTCCCCATAACCCTGTAAGGATTGGCTTTCGAACTATGTATGGGTATCCTCCTTGTGCACTGGAAAATTGTGTAGTTTGGAGTCGGGGGTGGCACGGGAGGATGGGGTACAGCGTACTGTTGATTGTTTCTCTGCTGACGGTAACAAGTGCTGAGGTCACGGCGCAGCGGAGGGAAACAGGCACAAGCCCTCGGTCAGTAGAATCAACGGTTACATGCACATGAACATTGGGCAGGAACGGATTGCGCCAGGTTGGCCCGGCATTCCGCCGCGCTGGACCTCAAGCTCCAAGACCGGAGTGGGCACCTCCTTGGTAGCGCAAAGCCGCGTTTGGTTCACCCTGAGTCACGGCATCCTGAATGAAATTTACTTCCCACGAGTGGATCAAGCCTGCACACGCGATCAGGGATTTCTTGTTACTGATGGAAAGCAGTACTTTTCTGAAGAAAAGAGAGATTGCACCTTCGAAAGTATTCCTTGGGAACCCGGAATTCCACTGCACTGCCTGACCAATACATCGGTTGACGGACGCTATCAAATAAAGAAGGAAGTCCTCACTGATCCTTATCGCAATGTGGTCCTGCAGAAAGTTCGTTTTCTGCCGTTGCAAGGTGCTCTTTCGGATTACCATCTCTACTCTCTTCTAGCTCCACACTTGGCCAACTACGGCTACGGCAATACTGCCTGGTGCGGACAATACAAGGGTTCACCCATGCTTTTCGCCCAACGAGACGGCGTGAGCCTGGCGGTAGCATGCTCTGTTCCCTGGCGAAAAATGTCGGTTGGATTTGTGGGTGTCTCTGACGGCTGGCAAGACCTCTCGCAGCACTACGAAATGCAATGGGAATACACTCGGGCGGAGAACGGAAACGTTGCCCTGACGGGAGAGATCGACCTTGCCGCCTGCAACGGGGAATTTTTCGTAGCCATTGGATTCGGCTCAACCCCTTACGAGGCTGGCCAGTTGACCGCCTCCAGCCTGTTCGAAAACTACGATCTGGTTCGTGAACACTATGTGACCCCTTGGAAAAACTGGCACACCACGCTCTTCCCCGCCGATCGTGAGAGTCGTAAACACGATTTGTATAGGGCCAGCGCGGCGATTCTACGGTCCCATGAATCAAAGGATTTTCTGGGAGGGACCATTGCCAGCCTTTCTATCCCGTGGGGATTCAACAAGGGGGACGACGACCTTGGCGGCTACCACTTGGTCTGGCCAAGGGACTTAGTCGAGGTCGCGGGCGGTTTTCTCGCTGCCGGAGCCGTTAACGATGCGCTTCGCGTGCTGCGGTATCTGGAGGCCACACAGGAAGCGGAGGGTAACTGGGCGCAGAACCTATGGCTGAATGGCGAACCATACTGGAATGGCATCCAGATGGACGAAACTGCGCTCCCCATCCTGCTCGTCGATCTTATCCGCCGTAAAGCTCCCGACAAGATGGAACGCATGGATCGCTGGTGGCCCATGGTCGGTAAAGCAGCAGGCTACTTGGTGCGCACCGGTCCGGTAACCCAACAGGACCGATGGGAGGAAGATGCGGGATACTCTCCGTTCACGTTAGCCACCGAGATCGCGGCATTGCTCGCCGCGGCAGACATCGCCGAGTTGGCAGGAAAGGCAGCTACCGCCCAGTATCTCCGCGACACTGCGGACATCTGGAACGATAACGTAGAGCGCTGGTGTTACGCCGAGGACAGCGATTTGGCTCGTAACCTCGGCGTAGATGGCTATTACGTGCGGATCGCTCCCCCGGAGGCAGGAACTGCGGCTGGGCCCATCGCCGGTCTGGTTCTGATCAAGAATCGTATTGCGGCGCAGACTATCAAGTCGGCTGCGCACGTTATTAGTCCGGATTCCCTGGCACTCGTGCGCTTTGGCCTGCGCGCACCGGATGATCCGCGCATTCTAAATACTGTAAAGGTCATTGATGCCTTGCTGCGGGTGGATTTACCCCAGGGATCTTGTTGGTATCGGTACAACGGCGACGGCTATGGCGAACACGAAGACGGCTCCCCTTTCGACGGAACCGGCATCGGCCGGCTTTGGCCGCTGCTTACAGGGGAGCGGGGCCATTACGAGTTAGCTGCGGGGAAACCGGAAGCAGCCGAGTCTCTCCTCGCTGCGATGGAACGTTTCACAAATGGCAATCATTTGATCCCGGAACAAATCTGGGACTCAGCGGACATCCCCAAGCGAGAGCTATTTCTCGGCAGGCCTTCTGGATCTGCTTGTCCGTTAGTTTGGGCCCATGCCGAGTACATCAAGCTTCGGCGTTCCCTTCTGGAAGGCGAGGTCTTCGATCAGCCGCCTCAAACCGTAGAGCGTTATCAAGTCCAAAAGATGGCCGCAATCCATTGTGAGTGGCGTTACAACAATAAAACTTCCTCCATGATGCGGGGAAAGGTTCTACGCATTTCGTTGCTCAAGCCCGCGTTGGTGCACTGGAGCACTGACCGCTGGGCAACGGCTCAGGATACGAATACCCTCGATTTCGGCCTGGGTACCTACGTCGTGGACCTACCCACAAAGGACCTTCCTGCCGACACGCGGGTTTGCTTCACCTTTTATTGGCACCAGGCAGATGAGTGGGAAGGCGCGGATTTCGAGGTAGTGATAAAGCCGGAAGAAGAAGTGCCCGACGCTTTACCGGCGGCCTCCCTTGCGACTGCCCGCACCGGATCACGTAATGACTAAGGCCGGCACCTCGGCGCGTCACACTGGAACTAAAGGTCTGGCGGAGAGGGAGGGATTCAATAAAGCTCCTGAAATCACAACAATATAGGGTTACAGATTTATTTCAATATTACAAAAAGCATACGTTATATGCAGCCCTACACCGACCGGGCACACCGGGCACACTTTTGGACCACCGGAGAAGGCGCTGGAGAGGAGACAATTTCAGAGCCGCGGTTTTCGTTTTGCGAACGTTGACTGCGGCCCCTTAACGGTGGGTGCCAGCTCCTTCCCGCACTGGCCTAGCGCGGGAGCCAGAGCCTACCACAACGGCTGAGTTCGCAAGTTCGGTCTCCGTAAAGCTCCTTCTGGTTCACTGTTCTTGTCAGGAGGCAGCGAGTCTCCAAAATCTGCGCTTAACTTTGACGCAGGGCGTGACCCTGGCAGAAGTCACCAACGGTACAACTCTGATGCATCGTCTTAAGCCGATGGCAAGATAGCAAAATCCCGTAGCTCAGTCGCGGGAAGAATCAAATCCCGATTGCTACCTGCTCGAACCTGCATCGGGACGCTTTCACAAGGTAGGAAGCAAGCCAACTGGCCAACTTCTTCATGTTTCACCTCCTGATAGTGTTCCGACTTCGAGCTTATTTTACCAACTCGCAACCTGTGAAATCCATAGGTGAATCGCCGTAATTTCAGCACTGCCTGGAGTCAAGCAGCCAGCCCTAACCTATTTCGCACGAGCAGTCATCGCACCGAAACCGCCACCAGATTTCATTGTCGAGCATGGTCGCCGTCTTACTGTCCCAGCGATTGCGCGGGTATTTTCGCGTGGGGGGAAAGGCTCAAGGCGCTTCTACGCGCATTCTGGGAAATTCTCCTGCAAGTATTCCAACAGTTCATCTCCAGCGATTCCTAGCAAGCTGCCCAGTCTAGCGATGTCACTGATTGACTTTTCGCCAATAGAGAGGCGGCCCTGCCCTTTTGCCTTCTCGTATTTCGCGCTTAGATCGGCAGCGACGTGGGCACCACCTTCCTTGTTCGCCATTGCGAGCACGATATCTTTATTCGAGACCTTGTTGTTTCCGCTGTCCCAGCATGGGGTAAGCCACCAGTCTCTCAATGGCGCTTTTGCCTCAGCATCTGAACCCCTCTTATATCTCACAAACGCAGCTCCGCTGGCCCCGATGCTGAGATTCACGGGGATGGAAACAGTCATCCATTGCTCACCGGACGGTAACCTACCGCGTGCTGGCGCGATCAGCGGCTTAAAGTGAATCGGCCTCTTCCAATACTCAGAATCGAGTTGGTGCAGCAAACACGGCGAGGGCGGCTTTTTGTCCGGCACATGATGAACAAACACGCGAATGGGAAGAGCAATATCAAGAACCTCGGCCTCCAGAGCGACCTGGTTACCCGAGACGTCGTGGCCGTAGAACCTATCCAAGGCGCATTCCAAGCGATGCTTCGTCACGAGGAGTTTCTCGATCAATACGTTGCGATCTAGTGTTTTCATTCGCCCCATTGTCACGGAGTTCAGACTCCCCTAGCAGAATCCGCTTCCAACTAGGCAAGCGATTCTGGAGACCAAATCAACGCCCAATCACGGAGTGCCTTCTGAATGGCCGCTTGCAGACCGTCAATCTTGAACCGCTCTTCCTGAACCTCCAGAGCCACGAGTAGGCAATTGTGTGCCGACATCAGTGCTTCGTCAGCTTCTTTGGGCTGCGACTCCCGGCTAAAGCCCAAATGCCCCTCTCCCTTTTCTAGTCGCTCGGTCATCGCACGAGATGTGCTGTGAGCGTGTCGCAGCGGGTAGAAGTAGCCGGGCACTATCAGTGAACCGATAGCTCCCGTCTTCTTCGCCATTGAAACGAAGTCCAACTTATTCCACGTGTGCCCAACTCGTTTCTCCTCGCAAGTCTTGGACTTGCACGATTTCACCATGAATCTGGCCTTAACCTCCGCGTACCTGCGTTCTGTATCCGCCACAATGTCCGGTGGCAGCGAACCATCGCCGAATGTGTCGAAGATTGGCTTCATCAGCTTGTACTGTTGGACACGGTCGAAATCAAAGAATGTCTGAAGTTCGTCAGGGTGGTCGTGAAGGTACTTGAGCGTAATGGTGTGCTCGTACATCGAGCGCAGTAGCTTCATGGCTCCGTAACCGTATCCGTTCGCTGCCATGAGGAAGAGTTCCATGAAGTCTTCCGCCACAAGTGAGCCGTAGAAGTACACAAACTTGTCTATCGAAGTATCCATCACCTGTGTGCGGGTGAATGCCAAATCTATGACCTCTCCGAGACGGGACATCACCGCTGTCCATTGTGGGTGCCGTTGGTCAAACGCCGTTGCTGCGTCAGAGAACCCGTAAAGCGATATCGTAGGAGTGGAGTCGGTGTTGCTCATGACCAGATTGTACCCAGATCAACGTGGATAAGAGCGCGGACCTGCGAAGGCACCAGGTGTCCCTCAGCAACCTGAATGTTCAGGCACTGCAAACAGCAGAAATCAAAGGTGCTGGCGGAGAGGGAGGGATTCGAACCCCCGATACCCTTTCAGGTATGTCCGCTTTCGAGGCGGATCGTTTCAACCGCTCACGCACCTCTCCGCGAGGCTGTGGCGAATCGCCGGATTTGAACCGGCACTCTCAGTTTACCCGGTTTTGGAATTGACGGAAAAGCCCGCCAAAGTAACCGCGCTAATGCAGCAGCCACTCCGCCAGGGTGTGCCGCCGAGGCTTGAAGTGGTATAAATCCGCGATTTGCTGGACGTAGCTGCGCGTGAGTTGCTGCTCTTTGGCCAGGGTCTGGTCATCCAGACGATTGACCACCGCCCCCGGATCTTTAACCAGATCGAAATATTGATTTGTGCCTTCCAGGGCGTTCGAGACAAAGAGCGTGCGGCCGTCGTTGCCCAAAAGTCCATAGAGAGGGCCATAGCTTGAGACCAGCAGATAGTTGTTGCGAAGGTACGAAGACGCCTCTGGTTGAGACCCGGTGAATAAAGGCCTGCCAAACCTCTCATCGTTCACAATGGGACGGTGTCCCAGCAAATAATAAAGAGTTGCCGGGATATCCATGTTGAAGGCGACATTGTCGGGATTGCAGTAATACTTACTGCGCATGGACAACGGCAGATGAACAATTAATGGAATGCGCATCCCGGATGGATTCATCTCAAAACCGTGGCCTTTGCGTCCGAACTCTCCGTAAGCATCGCCGTGGTCGGCCGTAAGAATGACGATGCTGTTGTCATACAGCCCAGAGGATTTCAGATGGCGTATAAATCCTCCGAAGCAACCATCGAGCCGCTCCAGTTCTGAAGCGACGACCGCATTGAAACCGGGATAAGTTTTTTTGGGTTGTCGCTCTGGCGGGAGATGTCCCAGCGTTATTCCGTGAATGTTCTGCGGCTGCGCATACATGAAAATCGGCCGGCCCGGAACGTGCAGCCGTGAGATTTTGGATTCCGCGTCGGCTGCCGTGGAACAAAGATCTTCGTCAGTCCAGTTGATCACGTTTTCATCGAGGTGAACTAAGTCAGGAGTGGGGCGAAGCAACAGTCGCAACACAGTGTCCACGCTGATGAACCGTTGGTAGCCATCCGTATCGAGCAATTTCTCCAGGCTGTTTACCGGGTGAAACGGCTGGATATAGTGCTTATGCAGAAGCATGGCGCCCGCCCAGATCGAGGGCTCGGCGAGAGTTGTGCCCGCGTAACGTGTAAACGCCTTCCGCATTACGGTGCTTTCGGCTGCGAATTTGCCGATTTCGGGAGTGAAGTGCACAGCGGGGTTATAGGCGGAGAGGTAGTCGGGCCGCAGACTATCTACGACAAGGATAAAGACGTTGGGTAATGGCCCGCGCGCCGGCGACAACTGATCCACCAGATTGACCTCAGGTGGAATGACGGTAGCGCTGGGCGGCACATTGGTTTGGGTAAGAAGAAATTGGCAGAGCTCGTCGCATGGCTTTTGCTGGGGTGACGTCCAGATCTCGTTGACCACTTGGAAAGACGCGTTATAGTACGAGTGCCGCAGCATGGCATCGGTCATCGCCTTGACCGGCGGTGATGAAGCAGCGGTCCCCGTCGGCTGTGTAAAAAGCAAGTAATAGGTCAGTGGGCTCAGTACCGCGATTAAGACCAGCAGCCAGATGGGATAGCCCCCCGCTCTGCGCACCCTGAAGTACACGAATAAAAATCCCAAGGCGCACGACCAGAGGACGAGTGACCACAATTTTTCCAGCAGAAAATTCCAGTCAACAACCCCGATTATTGCGGGGACTATGTAAGCGGCTGCCAAAAGTGCCAGGGCAAGAGCGACCTTCGTTCGCAAGGTCCAAGCCGCTGAGGATGTGGCTCCTGCTGCAATGCTTACTTTTTGCCGCCTCAGCAGGAGAGCACCAAAGAACATCACGAGGGTCAACGCCATCATCCCAGAATAGATTTTTGCTTCGATGGAATTGAAGGGTATTGTCGCCAGAATTACATTCTGGAAAATTCTCTGCAGCGCGAACCAAGCCAGCAGGTGATAGGAGAAGCAACGGAACCGTGCTGCGTTCCTGGTACGAGCTCCGATAGATTCGCCGAGGTTGACTAGGCTCACTGCGAAGGCGCACAGAATCAAATGACCGCAAATTGCTGCCAACCAGGCCATGAGATCCACCTGGCTGAACTGGAAGGGCGTCCCCATCTGTAGAAACCGTAAAAAGGACATCGCCGGATACAGAACGCCGATAGCTGCCGCAGTGATCAATAGCGGGACAAATCCCAAATGCCCCGACCAGTTCTCACTGGCTATTGGATTCCGCCAATAAGCGACATAATCAATCCCCGCGATCAGGATCACTGGAACCAGCAACACCAAGCTCCAGATGTAGCTTTGGGAGTTGTTTCCGATATGAGAAAAAGGCCGGGAGATAAGAAGGTAGAGCGTCGCTCCGGCGTTAAAACAGACAAACTCGATCGCCAATCGGCGTGATTGTTTTTCGCGCCGCTCCTTCAAGAGGGAAAGACAGAGCACGAGGACGAGAACGCTGTAAAGATATGGGTGCAGCCGAATAAACCAGGGCAGCCAGCGCTGGAAGGGCGCTTGAATGAAGGCGTAATAGGTATCCGGCAAATAGGCCAACAAACAGTAAATTGATGTCATTAGCAGCAGCGCGGCGTAGCAGAGCCGCGCCGCCACCGGCATCAAGAAACACACTTTGGGATGAGTGCTCTGTGAAGGCATGAGCATCATTAGCTCGAATCGGGAGACCCATATTGAAGGATATTGGCGGTCCGGCGACCTACAAAGTGACGGAAGTACCCTGACTGCCCTGCGTTCCCAAGGGACGGCCAGCTAGTAGAGGCTTCTCTGTTTCTGTATTTATGAAACCAGGGTTCGCAGCTCCCGGCGGAGGATCTTGCCGGAAAGAGTCCGCGGAATCGCAGATACGAACTGAACTTCGCGGGGCTGCTTGTATCCGCTGAGGCGCTCGGCGACAAAGCCGCAAAGCTCTGACGCCATGCGATCGTCGGCTGCGTACCCCTCGCGCAATACAACAAAGGCGCAGGGCAATTCGCCGGCGCCGTCATCATGTTTTCCCACCACTCCGCAATCGCGCACGGCAGGATGCTCCAGCAGCACTGCCTCCACTTCGGCGGGCGCTACGGGAAATCCTTTGTACTTGATCATCTCTTTGCGGCGATCCAGAATGTAATAGAAGTCATCGGCGTCACGGCTGGCAATATCGCCGGACCAGTACCAGCCCTCGCGCAGAACCGCGGCGGTTGCTTGCGGATCTTTCCAGTACCCCAACATGAACTGCGGTCCGCGCATCACCAATTCGCCCCGTTCTCCGGCGGCGACTTCCCTCTCAGCCTCATCCAGTATGCGGCACTCGGTTCGTGCTACAGGTGGGCCGATAGACGCCGGACGGTATAGCTCCGGCTCAATGAAACCGACATGCGTCACCGGCGATGCTTCGGTCATCCCGTAACCCTGCATGATGGGAATTCCGGTGAGTGCAGTGAAACGGCGTGCGAGATCAGGGGCCAGCGGCGCTGCCCCTGACTTTACCCAGCGGACATCGTGCTCTTTGGGGAACATGCCTCGTTCGGCGGCCTGAGCAAACGCATTCAACATGGGCGGGACGCAGGGCATGGCGGTGATGCCCTCTTCATTGATCAGGCGCGCCGCCTGTTGCACGTCAAAACGGGGCGCGAGTACCACGGTTCCGCCAATCATCAACGTTGGGTTGAGGACCACATTCAACCCATAAATATGGTAAAGCGGCAAAAAACAGAGTAGGACATCATCTTCTTGAAACGGAGTAGCCCCGGGGCCGATTACCTGAAACACATTTGCCACCAGGTTGTAATGGGAGAGCATGACTCCTTTCGGCAGTCCTGTAGTGCCGCTGGAATAGGGTAAGGCAGCGACCTCCTGCTCGGCCGGCCGTTGCGGCGATGGCAATGAATTCTTGCTGGGGCGCAACAGGTCAGAAAAATCCAGAGCGCCGGAAATATGTTGCCGGGTCGCAAAGACCTGCCGCAACCCGGGCAGACCAGAAAGATTCATGCCTTTCATTACGCAGCCGTCGCTGATCAACATTGCTGCGCAAGAGTTCTCCAGTTGATAACGCACCTCGCGCTCGCGGTAACTGGGATTCAGTAGCGTGGGAACTGCGCCGGCGAGGGTAGCTGCGTGATAACCAACGGC of Terriglobales bacterium contains these proteins:
- a CDS encoding AMP-binding protein, which produces MRRTRLYADPQGIFLHRAILESCRQFGRKIALVDTSCEPRRRFTYAEYGELVERLAHGLVGAGLKPGEVLAIDLPNSWEFAVGYHAATLAGAVPTLLNPSYREREVRYQLENSCAAMLISDGCVMKGMNLSGLPGLRQVFATRQHISGALDFSDLLRPSKNSLPSPQRPAEQEVAALPYSSGTTGLPKGVMLSHYNLVANVFQVIGPGATPFQEDDVLLCFLPLYHIYGLNVVLNPTLMIGGTVVLAPRFDVQQAARLINEEGITAMPCVPPMLNAFAQAAERGMFPKEHDVRWVKSGAAPLAPDLARRFTALTGIPIMQGYGMTEASPVTHVGFIEPELYRPASIGPPVARTECRILDEAEREVAAGERGELVMRGPQFMLGYWKDPQATAAVLREGWYWSGDIASRDADDFYYILDRRKEMIKYKGFPVAPAEVEAVLLEHPAVRDCGVVGKHDDGAGELPCAFVVLREGYAADDRMASELCGFVAERLSGYKQPREVQFVSAIPRTLSGKILRRELRTLVS
- a CDS encoding glucan 1,4-alpha-glucosidase translates to MHMNIGQERIAPGWPGIPPRWTSSSKTGVGTSLVAQSRVWFTLSHGILNEIYFPRVDQACTRDQGFLVTDGKQYFSEEKRDCTFESIPWEPGIPLHCLTNTSVDGRYQIKKEVLTDPYRNVVLQKVRFLPLQGALSDYHLYSLLAPHLANYGYGNTAWCGQYKGSPMLFAQRDGVSLAVACSVPWRKMSVGFVGVSDGWQDLSQHYEMQWEYTRAENGNVALTGEIDLAACNGEFFVAIGFGSTPYEAGQLTASSLFENYDLVREHYVTPWKNWHTTLFPADRESRKHDLYRASAAILRSHESKDFLGGTIASLSIPWGFNKGDDDLGGYHLVWPRDLVEVAGGFLAAGAVNDALRVLRYLEATQEAEGNWAQNLWLNGEPYWNGIQMDETALPILLVDLIRRKAPDKMERMDRWWPMVGKAAGYLVRTGPVTQQDRWEEDAGYSPFTLATEIAALLAAADIAELAGKAATAQYLRDTADIWNDNVERWCYAEDSDLARNLGVDGYYVRIAPPEAGTAAGPIAGLVLIKNRIAAQTIKSAAHVISPDSLALVRFGLRAPDDPRILNTVKVIDALLRVDLPQGSCWYRYNGDGYGEHEDGSPFDGTGIGRLWPLLTGERGHYELAAGKPEAAESLLAAMERFTNGNHLIPEQIWDSADIPKRELFLGRPSGSACPLVWAHAEYIKLRRSLLEGEVFDQPPQTVERYQVQKMAAIHCEWRYNNKTSSMMRGKVLRISLLKPALVHWSTDRWATAQDTNTLDFGLGTYVVDLPTKDLPADTRVCFTFYWHQADEWEGADFEVVIKPEEEVPDALPAASLATARTGSRND
- a CDS encoding DUF5677 domain-containing protein, whose translation is MSNTDSTPTISLYGFSDAATAFDQRHPQWTAVMSRLGEVIDLAFTRTQVMDTSIDKFVYFYGSLVAEDFMELFLMAANGYGYGAMKLLRSMYEHTITLKYLHDHPDELQTFFDFDRVQQYKLMKPIFDTFGDGSLPPDIVADTERRYAEVKARFMVKSCKSKTCEEKRVGHTWNKLDFVSMAKKTGAIGSLIVPGYFYPLRHAHSTSRAMTERLEKGEGHLGFSRESQPKEADEALMSAHNCLLVALEVQEERFKIDGLQAAIQKALRDWALIWSPESLA
- a CDS encoding sulfatase-like hydrolase/transferase, with product MPSQSTHPKVCFLMPVAARLCYAALLLMTSIYCLLAYLPDTYYAFIQAPFQRWLPWFIRLHPYLYSVLVLVLCLSLLKERREKQSRRLAIEFVCFNAGATLYLLISRPFSHIGNNSQSYIWSLVLLVPVILIAGIDYVAYWRNPIASENWSGHLGFVPLLITAAAIGVLYPAMSFLRFLQMGTPFQFSQVDLMAWLAAICGHLILCAFAVSLVNLGESIGARTRNAARFRCFSYHLLAWFALQRIFQNVILATIPFNSIEAKIYSGMMALTLVMFFGALLLRRQKVSIAAGATSSAAWTLRTKVALALALLAAAYIVPAIIGVVDWNFLLEKLWSLVLWSCALGFLFVYFRVRRAGGYPIWLLVLIAVLSPLTYYLLFTQPTGTAASSPPVKAMTDAMLRHSYYNASFQVVNEIWTSPQQKPCDELCQFLLTQTNVPPSATVIPPEVNLVDQLSPARGPLPNVFILVVDSLRPDYLSAYNPAVHFTPEIGKFAAESTVMRKAFTRYAGTTLAEPSIWAGAMLLHKHYIQPFHPVNSLEKLLDTDGYQRFISVDTVLRLLLRPTPDLVHLDENVINWTDEDLCSTAADAESKISRLHVPGRPIFMYAQPQNIHGITLGHLPPERQPKKTYPGFNAVVASELERLDGCFGGFIRHLKSSGLYDNSIVILTADHGDAYGEFGRKGHGFEMNPSGMRIPLIVHLPLSMRSKYYCNPDNVAFNMDIPATLYYLLGHRPIVNDERFGRPLFTGSQPEASSYLRNNYLLVSSYGPLYGLLGNDGRTLFVSNALEGTNQYFDLVKDPGAVVNRLDDQTLAKEQQLTRSYVQQIADLYHFKPRRHTLAEWLLH